The segment GTGAGGAAGTCCCCGAAGGCATGCACGACATGCACGACCCCGGCGGGGGCGACCCGAACGGCACCATGCCAGGCATGATGAGCGACCGGCAGATGACGGACCTCGACCGCGCCTCCGGCCGCACCTTCGACACCATGTTCCTGACCATGATGATCGAACACCACGAAGGCGCCATCGACATGGCCGAGGCCGAGAAGCAGCACGGCGCATACGGCCCCGCCAAGGACCTCGCCGACCGGATCATCAAGACCCAGACCGCCGAGATCACCGACATGCGCGAGATGCTCCAGGGGAACTGACGGGCCGGAACCCATGCCACGTACGGGAGGGTCCCTCGGTCAGCAGAACCTCACGGCGCGCCGGGCGCGCCCGACACCTGGATGCGCCGTCCGGTCACTCGGCGCGGTGAAAGCGTCACCACGGTGTCCCGCCCGTCCCCCGCCCACGGCACCGAGTGGACAGCATCCTTGATCCTCCGCACCTCGGTCTCCTCCAACACCGTGCGTGCCGTACCGACAAGGAGCACGCTCCAGCCCTGGCTGAAAGCTTCGTCCAGGTGGTCCTCCTCGAAGGCGACCTCCGCGCCGGACGTCGAGGCGCGCGCGAGGGTCGAGTCCGCAGCGGTCATGAAGACGATGTCCCCGTCGACGACCTGGTAGTTCACGGGGAACACCGTCAGCCCGTCCCGTCCTTCGACAGCGACCCGGCCGACGCCGTGGCCGTCGAGCAGCTCCCAGCACTCGGCCTCGCCGATCTCCTCCATCCGTGCCCGGTACCCGGCGCGGGCTCCTCCTGGCGCGAGGTCCGCCGTGTACCCGGTGAGCTCCTGGACAGTGGTCTCCAGAGCGTTCGCAAGCCGGACCAGGAACTCGATCCCTGGGGTGGCCACCTGCTCCTCCACGTAGGCGATGTAGCCGGGCGTCGAGCCGGCCCGTTCGGCCACGTCCTCCCAGGACAGGCCGAGCCGGGTGCGCCTGGACGCGACGCGGCGGCCGAGGTCGCTCGTGGCGTGCGAGGAGTGCGGCTCACCGGGCGTGTTCATCACTGGTCTCCTTCCGTGGTCACGGGGCGCCGCTGGGGTACGACGGCGACCGGACACGAGGCGTGGTGCAGGGCGCGGTGGGCGACCCTGCCGAGCTCCAGGCCGACGAGCGCGTCCCGGCGCCTGGCGCCGACGACCAGCAGGTCGGCGGCGGTGGAGCGCTCGGTCAGTACCTTGTGGGCGGAGCCCTCGACCGTGCTCCTGCGCAGGCGCACCTGGGGATGTTCGGACGCCGCGGCCTCAAGGGCCTTGTCGAGCGGTTCGGAGGACCCTTCCGTGAAGTAGGCCGCCCCGGCGCGCCTCATCAGCAGGTGGTCGGCCGGTTCATGGGCCGGCCGTTGCCAGGTGCGGACGACGTCGAGTTCCGCGTCCCGGACGGCTGCCTCGCGGAAGGCGAAGCGCACGGCCGGCGAGTCGACGTCGTACTCTCCGATGCCGAGCAGGACACGCCCGTGGCGTGCTTCGAGGGCTTGCCGGTGCCCCCGTACGACGACGACCGGGCAGTGGGCCCGGGCTGCCACGACGAGGCCGACGGATCCGAGCAGAAGGTCGGCGAGTTCGCCGCGCCCGCGGGATCCGACGACGAGGATCGTGCCCTCCCGGCCCTCCCCGAGCAGCGCGGTGGACGCGTCCTCGGCGAGGACGTCCGTGGTGACGGGGAGGTCGGGTGCCCGG is part of the Streptomyces sp. NBC_00250 genome and harbors:
- a CDS encoding helix-turn-helix domain-containing protein, which gives rise to MNTPGEPHSSHATSDLGRRVASRRTRLGLSWEDVAERAGSTPGYIAYVEEQVATPGIEFLVRLANALETTVQELTGYTADLAPGGARAGYRARMEEIGEAECWELLDGHGVGRVAVEGRDGLTVFPVNYQVVDGDIVFMTAADSTLARASTSGAEVAFEEDHLDEAFSQGWSVLLVGTARTVLEETEVRRIKDAVHSVPWAGDGRDTVVTLSPRRVTGRRIQVSGAPGAP
- a CDS encoding universal stress protein, whose protein sequence is MESPLVVGVDGSDASLTALDWAVDEAVRHGLPLRIVHASLWERYEGVVLAWTTDRPSGQVLAENIVGTAAERARRRAPDLPVTTDVLAEDASTALLGEGREGTILVVGSRGRGELADLLLGSVGLVVAARAHCPVVVVRGHRQALEARHGRVLLGIGEYDVDSPAVRFAFREAAVRDAELDVVRTWQRPAHEPADHLLMRRAGAAYFTEGSSEPLDKALEAAASEHPQVRLRRSTVEGSAHKVLTERSTAADLLVVGARRRDALVGLELGRVAHRALHHASCPVAVVPQRRPVTTEGDQ